Proteins encoded within one genomic window of Equus przewalskii isolate Varuska chromosome 3, EquPr2, whole genome shotgun sequence:
- the ADGRG5 gene encoding adhesion G-protein coupled receptor G5 isoform X3 — translation MERRGALFLGLCLVTAGSRTADASGESLRWMQRMEAAARSRRPTSPPEFIHGLEQRLLNATFGGHNLTLQTRTIQSLAFRLGCDFAGLSLSSSIMEWVPQEGYMVTCVFWKEGASQHYWGVWSPEGCRTEQPSPSQVLCRCNHLSYFAVLMQLSAAPVPVELLAPLTYISLVGCSISVVASLLTLLLHVHTRRQRDSITRIHMNLHASVLLLNVAFLLSPTLAVTPVPGSVCAALAAVLHFALLSCLTWMAIEGFNLYLLLGRVYNIYIRRYVLKLCAVGWGVPAFLVLLVLAVKSSAYGPRTILLSDSQGNGTSFQNMSMCWVRSPEVHSVLVMGYGGLTSLFNLVVLAWALRALRRLKAREKAPGPRACRDTVTVLGLTVLLGTTWALAFFSFGVFLLPQLFLFTVFNSLYGFFLFLWFCSRRCRSEAVAEAEMEAFSSAQTVS, via the exons ATGGAGCGCCGGGGGGCCCTCTTCCTCGGCCTGTGCCTCGTGACCGCGGGGAGCAGGACCGCGG ACGCCTCCGGAGAATCACTGCGCTGGATGCAGAGGATGGAGGCGGCGGCCAGGAGCCGGAGACCCACCTCTCCTCCTGA GTTCATCCACGGCCTGGAGCAGAGACTGCTGAACGCCACCTTCGGGGGCCACAACCTCACGCTGCAAACACGCACCATCCAGTCGCTGGCCTTCAGGCTGGGCTGTGACTTCGCCGGCCTCTCGCTGAGCAGTTCCATCATGGAGTGGGTCCCCCAG GAAGGTTACATGGTGACCTGTGTCTTCTGGAAGGAGGGAGCCAGCCAGCACTACTGGGGGGTCTGGAGCCCTGAGGGCTGTCGCACAGAGCAGCCCTCACCTTCCCAGGTGCTCTGCCGCTGCAACCACCTCAGCTATTTTGCTGTTCTCATG CAACTGTCTGCGGCCCCGGTCCCTGTGGAGCTGCTGGCGCCTCTCACCTACATCTCCCTCGTGGGCTGCAGCATCTCTGTCGTGGCCTCGCTGCTCACCCTCCTGCTGCATGTCCACACCAG GAGGCAGAGAGACTCCATAACACGCATCCACATGAACCTGCATGCCTCCGTGCTGCTCCTGAATGTCGCCTTCCTGCTGAGCCCCACGCTGGCCGTGACCCCCGTGCCCGGCTCAGTGTGTGCAGCGCTGGCCGCCGTCCTGCACTTCGCGCTGCTCAGCTGCCTCACCTGGATGGCCATTGAAGGCTTCAACCTCTACCTTCTCCTGGGGCGTGTCTACAACATCTATATCCGCCGATATGTGCTCAAGCTCTGCGCAGTGGGCTGGG GGGTCCCGGCCTTCCTGGTGCTTCTCGTCCTTGCTGTCAAGAGCTCAGCTTATGGACCCCGCACGATCCTACTCTCTGACAGCCAGGGAAATGGCACAAGCTTCCAGAACATGTCCAT GTGCTGGGTGCGGAGCCCTGAGGTGCACAGCGTCCTGGTCATGGGCTATGGTGGCCTCACATCCCTCTTCAACCTGGTGGTGCTGGCCTGGGCGCTGCGGGCCCTGCGCAGACTGAAGGCGCGGGAGAAGGCGCCGGGGCCCCGGGCCTGCCGGGACACGGTCACTGTGCTGGGCCTCACCGTGCTGCTGGGCACCACCTGGGCCTTGGCCTTCTTCTCTTTTGGTGTCTTCCTGCTGCCCCAGCTCTTCCTTTTCACCGTCTTCAACTCGCTCTATG
- the ADGRG5 gene encoding adhesion G-protein coupled receptor G5 isoform X4 produces the protein MERRGALFLGLCLVTAGSRTADASGESLRWMQRMEAAARSRRPTSPPEFIHGLEQRLLNATFGGHNLTLQTRTIQSLAFRLGCDFAGLSLSSSIMEWVPQTRHTMQFPAELTQNACRARPRELRLICIYFLATYYFQSDTNASLLNNYVLGAQLGHEHVNNLREPINISFWHNQSLEGYMVTCVFWKEGASQHYWGVWSPEGCRTEQPSPSQVLCRCNHLSYFAVLMQLSAAPVPVELLAPLTYISLVGCSISVVASLLTLLLHVHTRRQRDSITRIHMNLHASVLLLNVAFLLSPTLAVTPVPGSVCAALAAVLHFALLSCLTWMAIEGFNLYLLLGRVYNIYIRRYVLKLCAVGWGVPAFLVLLVLAVKSSAYGPRTILLSDSQGNGTSFQNMSMCEVTHMCIPKHKPQSEELLENNSSAR, from the exons ATGGAGCGCCGGGGGGCCCTCTTCCTCGGCCTGTGCCTCGTGACCGCGGGGAGCAGGACCGCGG ACGCCTCCGGAGAATCACTGCGCTGGATGCAGAGGATGGAGGCGGCGGCCAGGAGCCGGAGACCCACCTCTCCTCCTGA GTTCATCCACGGCCTGGAGCAGAGACTGCTGAACGCCACCTTCGGGGGCCACAACCTCACGCTGCAAACACGCACCATCCAGTCGCTGGCCTTCAGGCTGGGCTGTGACTTCGCCGGCCTCTCGCTGAGCAGTTCCATCATGGAGTGGGTCCCCCAG ACCAGGCACACCATGCAGTTCCCTGCCGAGCTGACGCAGAACGCCTGCAGGGCCCGCCCCCGGGAGCTGCGTCTCATCTGCATCTACTTCCTGGCCACCTACTACTTCCAG AGTGACACCAACGCATCTCTCCTCAataactatgtcctgggggcccAGCTGGGCCACGAACACGTGAACAACCTCAGGGAGCCCATCAACATCAGCTTCTGGCACAACCAAAGCCTG GAAGGTTACATGGTGACCTGTGTCTTCTGGAAGGAGGGAGCCAGCCAGCACTACTGGGGGGTCTGGAGCCCTGAGGGCTGTCGCACAGAGCAGCCCTCACCTTCCCAGGTGCTCTGCCGCTGCAACCACCTCAGCTATTTTGCTGTTCTCATG CAACTGTCTGCGGCCCCGGTCCCTGTGGAGCTGCTGGCGCCTCTCACCTACATCTCCCTCGTGGGCTGCAGCATCTCTGTCGTGGCCTCGCTGCTCACCCTCCTGCTGCATGTCCACACCAG GAGGCAGAGAGACTCCATAACACGCATCCACATGAACCTGCATGCCTCCGTGCTGCTCCTGAATGTCGCCTTCCTGCTGAGCCCCACGCTGGCCGTGACCCCCGTGCCCGGCTCAGTGTGTGCAGCGCTGGCCGCCGTCCTGCACTTCGCGCTGCTCAGCTGCCTCACCTGGATGGCCATTGAAGGCTTCAACCTCTACCTTCTCCTGGGGCGTGTCTACAACATCTATATCCGCCGATATGTGCTCAAGCTCTGCGCAGTGGGCTGGG GGGTCCCGGCCTTCCTGGTGCTTCTCGTCCTTGCTGTCAAGAGCTCAGCTTATGGACCCCGCACGATCCTACTCTCTGACAGCCAGGGAAATGGCACAAGCTTCCAGAACATGTCCAT gtgtgaggtgacacaCATGTGTATTCCTAAACACAAACCGCAGTCTGAGGAACTCCTTGAGAATAACTCCAGTGCCCGCTGA
- the ADGRG5 gene encoding adhesion G-protein coupled receptor G5 isoform X5, giving the protein MQFPAELTQNACRARPRELRLICIYFLATYYFQSDTNASLLNNYVLGAQLGHEHVNNLREPINISFWHNQSLEGYMVTCVFWKEGASQHYWGVWSPEGCRTEQPSPSQVLCRCNHLSYFAVLMQLSAAPVPVELLAPLTYISLVGCSISVVASLLTLLLHVHTRRQRDSITRIHMNLHASVLLLNVAFLLSPTLAVTPVPGSVCAALAAVLHFALLSCLTWMAIEGFNLYLLLGRVYNIYIRRYVLKLCAVGWGVPAFLVLLVLAVKSSAYGPRTILLSDSQGNGTSFQNMSMCWVRSPEVHSVLVMGYGGLTSLFNLVVLAWALRALRRLKAREKAPGPRACRDTVTVLGLTVLLGTTWALAFFSFGVFLLPQLFLFTVFNSLYGFFLFLWFCSRRCRSEAVAEAEMEAFSSAQTVS; this is encoded by the exons ATGCAGTTCCCTGCCGAGCTGACGCAGAACGCCTGCAGGGCCCGCCCCCGGGAGCTGCGTCTCATCTGCATCTACTTCCTGGCCACCTACTACTTCCAG AGTGACACCAACGCATCTCTCCTCAataactatgtcctgggggcccAGCTGGGCCACGAACACGTGAACAACCTCAGGGAGCCCATCAACATCAGCTTCTGGCACAACCAAAGCCTG GAAGGTTACATGGTGACCTGTGTCTTCTGGAAGGAGGGAGCCAGCCAGCACTACTGGGGGGTCTGGAGCCCTGAGGGCTGTCGCACAGAGCAGCCCTCACCTTCCCAGGTGCTCTGCCGCTGCAACCACCTCAGCTATTTTGCTGTTCTCATG CAACTGTCTGCGGCCCCGGTCCCTGTGGAGCTGCTGGCGCCTCTCACCTACATCTCCCTCGTGGGCTGCAGCATCTCTGTCGTGGCCTCGCTGCTCACCCTCCTGCTGCATGTCCACACCAG GAGGCAGAGAGACTCCATAACACGCATCCACATGAACCTGCATGCCTCCGTGCTGCTCCTGAATGTCGCCTTCCTGCTGAGCCCCACGCTGGCCGTGACCCCCGTGCCCGGCTCAGTGTGTGCAGCGCTGGCCGCCGTCCTGCACTTCGCGCTGCTCAGCTGCCTCACCTGGATGGCCATTGAAGGCTTCAACCTCTACCTTCTCCTGGGGCGTGTCTACAACATCTATATCCGCCGATATGTGCTCAAGCTCTGCGCAGTGGGCTGGG GGGTCCCGGCCTTCCTGGTGCTTCTCGTCCTTGCTGTCAAGAGCTCAGCTTATGGACCCCGCACGATCCTACTCTCTGACAGCCAGGGAAATGGCACAAGCTTCCAGAACATGTCCAT GTGCTGGGTGCGGAGCCCTGAGGTGCACAGCGTCCTGGTCATGGGCTATGGTGGCCTCACATCCCTCTTCAACCTGGTGGTGCTGGCCTGGGCGCTGCGGGCCCTGCGCAGACTGAAGGCGCGGGAGAAGGCGCCGGGGCCCCGGGCCTGCCGGGACACGGTCACTGTGCTGGGCCTCACCGTGCTGCTGGGCACCACCTGGGCCTTGGCCTTCTTCTCTTTTGGTGTCTTCCTGCTGCCCCAGCTCTTCCTTTTCACCGTCTTCAACTCGCTCTATG
- the ADGRG5 gene encoding adhesion G-protein coupled receptor G5 isoform X1, translating to MERRGALFLGLCLVTAGSRTADASGESLRWMQRMEAAARSRRPTSPPEFIHGLEQRLLNATFGGHNLTLQTRTIQSLAFRLGCDFAGLSLSSSIMEWVPQTRHTMQFPAELTQNACRARPRELRLICIYFLATYYFQSDTNASLLNNYVLGAQLGHEHVNNLREPINISFWHNQSLEGYMVTCVFWKEGASQHYWGVWSPEGCRTEQPSPSQVLCRCNHLSYFAVLMQLSAAPVPVELLAPLTYISLVGCSISVVASLLTLLLHVHTRRQRDSITRIHMNLHASVLLLNVAFLLSPTLAVTPVPGSVCAALAAVLHFALLSCLTWMAIEGFNLYLLLGRVYNIYIRRYVLKLCAVGWGVPAFLVLLVLAVKSSAYGPRTILLSDSQGNGTSFQNMSMCWVRSPEVHSVLVMGYGGLTSLFNLVVLAWALRALRRLKAREKAPGPRACRDTVTVLGLTVLLGTTWALAFFSFGVFLLPQLFLFTVFNSLYGFFLFLWFCSRRCRSEAVAEAEMEAFSSAQTVS from the exons ATGGAGCGCCGGGGGGCCCTCTTCCTCGGCCTGTGCCTCGTGACCGCGGGGAGCAGGACCGCGG ACGCCTCCGGAGAATCACTGCGCTGGATGCAGAGGATGGAGGCGGCGGCCAGGAGCCGGAGACCCACCTCTCCTCCTGA GTTCATCCACGGCCTGGAGCAGAGACTGCTGAACGCCACCTTCGGGGGCCACAACCTCACGCTGCAAACACGCACCATCCAGTCGCTGGCCTTCAGGCTGGGCTGTGACTTCGCCGGCCTCTCGCTGAGCAGTTCCATCATGGAGTGGGTCCCCCAG ACCAGGCACACCATGCAGTTCCCTGCCGAGCTGACGCAGAACGCCTGCAGGGCCCGCCCCCGGGAGCTGCGTCTCATCTGCATCTACTTCCTGGCCACCTACTACTTCCAG AGTGACACCAACGCATCTCTCCTCAataactatgtcctgggggcccAGCTGGGCCACGAACACGTGAACAACCTCAGGGAGCCCATCAACATCAGCTTCTGGCACAACCAAAGCCTG GAAGGTTACATGGTGACCTGTGTCTTCTGGAAGGAGGGAGCCAGCCAGCACTACTGGGGGGTCTGGAGCCCTGAGGGCTGTCGCACAGAGCAGCCCTCACCTTCCCAGGTGCTCTGCCGCTGCAACCACCTCAGCTATTTTGCTGTTCTCATG CAACTGTCTGCGGCCCCGGTCCCTGTGGAGCTGCTGGCGCCTCTCACCTACATCTCCCTCGTGGGCTGCAGCATCTCTGTCGTGGCCTCGCTGCTCACCCTCCTGCTGCATGTCCACACCAG GAGGCAGAGAGACTCCATAACACGCATCCACATGAACCTGCATGCCTCCGTGCTGCTCCTGAATGTCGCCTTCCTGCTGAGCCCCACGCTGGCCGTGACCCCCGTGCCCGGCTCAGTGTGTGCAGCGCTGGCCGCCGTCCTGCACTTCGCGCTGCTCAGCTGCCTCACCTGGATGGCCATTGAAGGCTTCAACCTCTACCTTCTCCTGGGGCGTGTCTACAACATCTATATCCGCCGATATGTGCTCAAGCTCTGCGCAGTGGGCTGGG GGGTCCCGGCCTTCCTGGTGCTTCTCGTCCTTGCTGTCAAGAGCTCAGCTTATGGACCCCGCACGATCCTACTCTCTGACAGCCAGGGAAATGGCACAAGCTTCCAGAACATGTCCAT GTGCTGGGTGCGGAGCCCTGAGGTGCACAGCGTCCTGGTCATGGGCTATGGTGGCCTCACATCCCTCTTCAACCTGGTGGTGCTGGCCTGGGCGCTGCGGGCCCTGCGCAGACTGAAGGCGCGGGAGAAGGCGCCGGGGCCCCGGGCCTGCCGGGACACGGTCACTGTGCTGGGCCTCACCGTGCTGCTGGGCACCACCTGGGCCTTGGCCTTCTTCTCTTTTGGTGTCTTCCTGCTGCCCCAGCTCTTCCTTTTCACCGTCTTCAACTCGCTCTATG
- the ADGRG5 gene encoding adhesion G-protein coupled receptor G5 isoform X2: protein MERRGALFLGLCLVTAGSRTADASGESLRWMQRMEAAARSRRPTSPPEFIHGLEQRLLNATFGGHNLTLQTRTIQSLAFRLGCDFAGLSLSSSIMEWVPQSDTNASLLNNYVLGAQLGHEHVNNLREPINISFWHNQSLEGYMVTCVFWKEGASQHYWGVWSPEGCRTEQPSPSQVLCRCNHLSYFAVLMQLSAAPVPVELLAPLTYISLVGCSISVVASLLTLLLHVHTRRQRDSITRIHMNLHASVLLLNVAFLLSPTLAVTPVPGSVCAALAAVLHFALLSCLTWMAIEGFNLYLLLGRVYNIYIRRYVLKLCAVGWGVPAFLVLLVLAVKSSAYGPRTILLSDSQGNGTSFQNMSMCWVRSPEVHSVLVMGYGGLTSLFNLVVLAWALRALRRLKAREKAPGPRACRDTVTVLGLTVLLGTTWALAFFSFGVFLLPQLFLFTVFNSLYGFFLFLWFCSRRCRSEAVAEAEMEAFSSAQTVS, encoded by the exons ATGGAGCGCCGGGGGGCCCTCTTCCTCGGCCTGTGCCTCGTGACCGCGGGGAGCAGGACCGCGG ACGCCTCCGGAGAATCACTGCGCTGGATGCAGAGGATGGAGGCGGCGGCCAGGAGCCGGAGACCCACCTCTCCTCCTGA GTTCATCCACGGCCTGGAGCAGAGACTGCTGAACGCCACCTTCGGGGGCCACAACCTCACGCTGCAAACACGCACCATCCAGTCGCTGGCCTTCAGGCTGGGCTGTGACTTCGCCGGCCTCTCGCTGAGCAGTTCCATCATGGAGTGGGTCCCCCAG AGTGACACCAACGCATCTCTCCTCAataactatgtcctgggggcccAGCTGGGCCACGAACACGTGAACAACCTCAGGGAGCCCATCAACATCAGCTTCTGGCACAACCAAAGCCTG GAAGGTTACATGGTGACCTGTGTCTTCTGGAAGGAGGGAGCCAGCCAGCACTACTGGGGGGTCTGGAGCCCTGAGGGCTGTCGCACAGAGCAGCCCTCACCTTCCCAGGTGCTCTGCCGCTGCAACCACCTCAGCTATTTTGCTGTTCTCATG CAACTGTCTGCGGCCCCGGTCCCTGTGGAGCTGCTGGCGCCTCTCACCTACATCTCCCTCGTGGGCTGCAGCATCTCTGTCGTGGCCTCGCTGCTCACCCTCCTGCTGCATGTCCACACCAG GAGGCAGAGAGACTCCATAACACGCATCCACATGAACCTGCATGCCTCCGTGCTGCTCCTGAATGTCGCCTTCCTGCTGAGCCCCACGCTGGCCGTGACCCCCGTGCCCGGCTCAGTGTGTGCAGCGCTGGCCGCCGTCCTGCACTTCGCGCTGCTCAGCTGCCTCACCTGGATGGCCATTGAAGGCTTCAACCTCTACCTTCTCCTGGGGCGTGTCTACAACATCTATATCCGCCGATATGTGCTCAAGCTCTGCGCAGTGGGCTGGG GGGTCCCGGCCTTCCTGGTGCTTCTCGTCCTTGCTGTCAAGAGCTCAGCTTATGGACCCCGCACGATCCTACTCTCTGACAGCCAGGGAAATGGCACAAGCTTCCAGAACATGTCCAT GTGCTGGGTGCGGAGCCCTGAGGTGCACAGCGTCCTGGTCATGGGCTATGGTGGCCTCACATCCCTCTTCAACCTGGTGGTGCTGGCCTGGGCGCTGCGGGCCCTGCGCAGACTGAAGGCGCGGGAGAAGGCGCCGGGGCCCCGGGCCTGCCGGGACACGGTCACTGTGCTGGGCCTCACCGTGCTGCTGGGCACCACCTGGGCCTTGGCCTTCTTCTCTTTTGGTGTCTTCCTGCTGCCCCAGCTCTTCCTTTTCACCGTCTTCAACTCGCTCTATG